The Argonema galeatum A003/A1 genome segment TGGCGGGTGGGTCGTAGCCGCGCCAGACGCCAACCAAGACGCCTTGCACCTGCACTTGGTCGGCTTGCGCTTCTATGGGCGTATACTTGGCATTTGCAGGCTTGAGGGTGATGCGATCGCCTCTTCTGTAAAAGCGTTTTAAGGTGGTACCGTGACCTTCTACCCTTGCCGCTACAATTGTGCCGTTTTTGAGCAAATCGGGATCTGATAGGGGTCGCATCATCACCACATCGCCTTCTGCAATCATTTCTTCGATCATGCTGTCGCCCATTACCCGCAAGGCAAATGTTTTGTCTGGTAATAAGACTGTGGAAAGATCCAGTCGTTCTACCGCATCGGTGAAGGGTTCGACTAAATATCCAGCTGCGATCGATCCCAAAATCGGTACGCCTTCCGAGGACGGTTGCATAATCTGAATCGTGCGGGCTTCTCCTTTTGTCCAGGCAATATATCGTTTAGTCCGCAAATGTTCCAAACGACTTTGCACCGGCGCGGGCGATTTTAGGTTCATCGCCCGCATCATTTGGCGAATCGAAGGGGGGTAGT includes the following:
- the lexA gene encoding transcriptional repressor LexA yields the protein METLTEAQKELYDWLVDYIRQHHYPPSIRQMMRAMNLKSPAPVQSRLEHLRTKRYIAWTKGEARTIQIMQPSSEGVPILGSIAAGYLVEPFTDAVERLDLSTVLLPDKTFALRVMGDSMIEEMIAEGDVVMMRPLSDPDLLKNGTIVAARVEGHGTTLKRFYRRGDRITLKPANAKYTPIEAQADQVQVQGVLVGVWRGYDPPAKSTSRRR